The DNA window TTATAAAACGTGAGTATACTTGCTTTGAAGAAATATCAAGACAAGTAATTCTTGACGCAAGAAAAGATGGCATCGAGCAACTTTTTTTGAAAAAACCACTACTCTTTAGTGAATTACTTTTAGAAGCTAGAACGAAGCAATACATAGAAGCCGAATCACTAGATAAAGACCTTGTGTTTTTAGATAGAGGTTTGCCAGATGTCGTAGCTTATATGGACTATTTTAATAGTGACTACCCAAAACACTTCGTGGATACTTGCGAAAAACATGCATATGACAAAGTATTTGTTTTAGCGCCTTGGCAAGAAATATTTGTTAATGATAGCGAACGTTATGAAAATTTTGATCAAGCTGTCGAAATCCATCATGCCTTATTAAATACATATGAACGTTTTGGTTACAAACTTATAGACGTTCCTTTTGATAGTATAGAAAAACGTGCAGATTTTATCATAGATGCTTTAAATTTGAAGTGATGTCACATCCTATAAACATATTGGAGCGTTACTGGAATCACACGTCTTTTAGACCGCTTCAAGAAGATATTATCAATGCCGTTTTGAACAATGAAGACACCTTTGTTTTGTTACCAACTGGTGGAGGAAAATCGATTTGCTTTCAAATTCCAGCATTAATAAAAGAAGGGATTTGTATTGTTGTATCTCCTCTTGTCGCTCTTATGAAAGATCAAGTCAAAAGTCTTAAGGACAAAGGCATCAAAGCTATGGCTATCACTAGCGGAATTAGTTATAAAGAACTTGACACTTTATTAGATAATTGTATTTACGGAAATTATAAGTTTTTATATGTATCTCCTGAACGCCTTCAAC is part of the Psychroserpens ponticola genome and encodes:
- a CDS encoding AAA family ATPase, translated to MNTRKIVITGGPGTGKSSIINELIKREYTCFEEISRQVILDARKDGIEQLFLKKPLLFSELLLEARTKQYIEAESLDKDLVFLDRGLPDVVAYMDYFNSDYPKHFVDTCEKHAYDKVFVLAPWQEIFVNDSERYENFDQAVEIHHALLNTYERFGYKLIDVPFDSIEKRADFIIDALNLK